One Megamonas hypermegale genomic window carries:
- a CDS encoding glycoside-pentoside-hexuronide (GPH):cation symporter: MEKLLWKEKLSYGIGAYGKDFIYNMIAAFLMIFYTDVVGVSLIFVSTLFLVVRIVDAITNPFMGWFVDNTKTKWGKFRPWILIGTIINSFVLILLYLNPATFLQGILINVWCIVTYLLWSLTYTLMDVPFWAMIPAFSNDAKVRNEISMLSRLFATFGGQMMSTIGLLVIACLGVNMGASESDGYLRFAVIVAVVFNICEIICVRNVSEHVVIKNKRDIKLSEVLNFLKENDQLLIIIFMTILQQIAVFLWTGMNIYFFKYVVCHEEWFSIFGIVNFIVGSIGLIAFPSLANKFSRKVVYILSSVFLVLGLLGMFFTGSDENANIWLFFSMAGFFCLGNALAGVTTTVMLADTVEYGEYKSGIRSEAVVFSVQTFTVKFGSAIAGFIGAMVLSLVGYVPNAVQTPETVLGLRVMMFIMSALLIMVILCLYLKFYKLNGSFYFNILKELSKRREKISLD, translated from the coding sequence ATGGAAAAACTTTTATGGAAAGAGAAATTATCTTATGGAATAGGAGCTTATGGAAAAGATTTTATTTATAATATGATAGCTGCTTTTCTGATGATTTTTTATACCGATGTAGTTGGTGTATCGTTAATTTTTGTGAGTACTTTATTTTTAGTGGTTCGCATTGTAGATGCTATAACTAATCCTTTTATGGGCTGGTTTGTTGATAATACAAAAACTAAATGGGGAAAATTTCGCCCTTGGATTTTAATAGGAACAATAATAAATTCTTTTGTTTTAATTTTATTATATTTAAATCCGGCAACTTTTTTACAGGGAATTTTGATAAATGTCTGGTGTATTGTTACATATCTATTATGGAGTCTTACATATACCTTGATGGACGTGCCTTTTTGGGCAATGATACCGGCATTTTCAAATGATGCTAAGGTTAGAAATGAAATTTCTATGTTATCTAGATTATTTGCGACTTTTGGTGGTCAAATGATGTCTACAATTGGTTTATTAGTAATCGCTTGTTTAGGCGTGAATATGGGAGCTAGTGAAAGTGATGGCTATTTGAGATTTGCCGTGATTGTAGCTGTTGTATTCAATATTTGTGAAATAATATGTGTAAGAAATGTCAGTGAACATGTAGTTATAAAAAATAAAAGAGATATTAAACTTAGCGAAGTATTGAATTTCTTGAAGGAAAATGATCAATTATTAATTATTATTTTTATGACGATATTACAGCAAATTGCAGTATTTTTATGGACTGGAATGAATATTTATTTTTTCAAATATGTAGTTTGTCATGAAGAATGGTTTTCTATTTTTGGCATAGTTAATTTTATTGTTGGCTCTATAGGTTTGATAGCTTTTCCATCTTTAGCGAATAAATTTTCCCGAAAGGTGGTATATATTTTATCATCTGTTTTTTTAGTATTAGGTTTGTTGGGCATGTTTTTTACCGGCAGCGATGAAAATGCGAATATCTGGCTGTTTTTTTCCATGGCAGGTTTCTTTTGTCTGGGCAATGCTTTAGCCGGTGTTACGACGACTGTAATGCTGGCGGATACAGTTGAATATGGAGAATATAAATCGGGTATCAGAAGCGAGGCTGTCGTGTTTTCTGTACAGACATTTACCGTGAAATTTGGTTCGGCTATTGCTGGTTTTATCGGGGCGATGGTTTTATCCTTGGTGGGTTATGTGCCGAATGCGGTTCAGACGCCAGAAACGGTTTTGGGCTTGAGAGTGATGATGTTTATAATGTCGGCTTTACTGATTATGGTAATTTTGTGTCTATATCTTAAATTTTACAAGTTAAACGGAAGTTTTTATTTTAATATATTGAAGGAGCTTTCCAAAAGACGTGAAAAAATTAGTTTAGATTAA